From Vulpes vulpes isolate BD-2025 chromosome 7, VulVul3, whole genome shotgun sequence, one genomic window encodes:
- the LOC140599694 gene encoding hyaluronidase-1-like translates to MCNPWVAWLGVLLPLIKFTHSVLKPALPPVIKNQPFNIFWAVPTMRCQHFFNVDLNLQLFNIISNPLETQRGSTIAIFYPNELGYYPYFSQDGKPFNGGIPQNISIPKHLKKTTDDIAKVVSWWRSEGLIIIDWESWKPQWDRNWGNRLIYKNHSLAFTRNLHPDWSEMKVKTVAQQEFENSGKNLMSTTLTLALEMRPKCLWGFYLYPDCYNYDYRINPQMYTGKCPDDEILRNDQLQWLWEKSTALYTSIYLDKILKSSLNALKFVHYRVREAMRIAEMARHDYVLPVFIFSRPFYVHSIEALSQEDLVHTIGESAALGAAGVILWGGFEYSDSKETCLSVQKSIQGPLGHYAVNVTSAAKFCSQSLCNNNGRCIRKTPESSSYLHMPESSTKKYILNKSFRFIISSTSKLKTTKVMKNGFVCHCYYGWQGESCQQPSSDILRGKNKAPRTSFIVPVFLSMTLSMILWNVITSSYNVNFSLKY, encoded by the exons ATGTGTAACCCATGGGTAGCTTGGTTAGGAGTGCTGTTGCCCTTGATCAAGTTCACTCATTCAGTCCTCAAACCAGCACTGCCTCCAGTGATCAAGAACCAACCTTTCAACATTTTCTGGGCTGTCCCAACAATGCGGTGTCAACATTTCTTCAACGTGGATTTGAATCTCcagttatttaatattatatcaaATCCTTTAGAGACTCAGAGGGGATCAACAATTGCCATATTTTATCCAAATGAATTAGGGTATTATCCTTATTTCTCTCAAGATGGAAAACCCTTTAATGGAGGGATACCACAGAATATAAGTATTCCTAAACACCTCAAGAAGACAACTGATGACATTGCAAAAGTTGTCTCTTGGTGGAGATCAGAAGGTCTTATTATCATTGACTGGGAGAGCTGGAAACCTCAATGGGATAGAAATTGGGGCAATAGACTAATATATAAAAACCACTCCTTAGCCTTCACTAGAAACCTCCATCCTGACTGGtcagaaatgaaagtgaaaacagttGCCCAACAGGAATTTGAAAATTCTGGGAAGAATCTTATGAGCACCACTCTCACACTGGCTTTAGAAATGAGACCAAAGTGCTTATGGGGCTTTTATCTTTACCCAGACTGCTACAATTATGATTATAGGATAAATCCACAAATGTATACAGGTAAATGCCCAGATGATGAAATTTTACGCAATGACCAACTCCAGTGGCTTTGGGAAAAAAGCACAGCACTTTATACTTCAATATATTTGGATAAAATATTGAAGTCAAGTTTAAATGCTCTGAAATTTGTTCATTATCGAGTTAGGGAAGCCATGAGGATTGCTGAAATGGCTAGACATGACTATGTTttgccagtttttattttttccagaccATTTTATGTGCATAGTATTGAAGCTTTGTCACAG GAAGATTTAGTACATACAATTGGTGAGAGTGCCGCATTGGGGGCAGCAGGAGTAATATTGTGGGGAGGATTTGAATATTCTGATTCAAAG GAGACCTGCTTATCTGTGCAAAAGTCCATCCAAGGGCCATTGGGCCATTATGCTGTTAATGTGACATCTGCAGCCAAATTCTGCAGTCAAAGTCTATGTAACAATAATGGAAGGTGTATCCGAAAAACACCTGAATCCTCCTCCTATCTGCATATGCCTGAAAGTAGCACTAAGAAATACATCCTAAATAAGAGTTTCAGATTCATCATTTCTTCAACCAGTAAACTGAAGACAACAAAGGTCATGAAGAATGGATTTGTGTGTCATTGCTATTATGGCTGGCAGGGAGAATCTTGTCAGCAACCCTCTTCAGATATCTTGAGAGGGAAGAATAAGGCTCCTAGGACTAGCTTTATTGTACCAGTTTTTCTCAGCATGACCTTATCTATGATTCTATGGAATGTTATCACCTCCTCTTACAACGTCAATTTTTCCTTGAAATACTGA